In Thermodesulfovibrionales bacterium, a single window of DNA contains:
- a CDS encoding PilN domain-containing protein, with amino-acid sequence MSEALSIKKLSLLASGSTARLKGMGKPLWRLLTFSPAHDAISAKKSVCVAVERAEVSVSYGSRSFSRLKLNGYKRQSFDGTGFPQTEELASSAALAVSDLRATKAEITLSIPKAWAIIRTAEMPSVVRDTLPEVVSYELDRLTPFAAEEAYYDFGILKETDGKLTLLIIAAKADLINPYLNALKEKGLTVSRLIVNLSGMGALLHYGEQKRDLIFIEVRADGYEGALFSEGALTEVMTDSFAGADEKSKVDVVVSEIETLTNAAKQQGRDPRVILLLRDKSPSLKELLKLHASLPITLLDETALKIPGSQRDIPYASLGGMVDSLWPKSRGLNLFSMGRHERSKAPVGFTIILLITVIALLIAYMVTPFQIEGKRLEDIDRQISMKKDEARKVENLKKEIDALNTDISTIAAFKESRPMALNILKELTTVLPKTSWLTRVRITETNVEIEGYAGSATELLPKLEASPFFKKAEFASPTFRDARMNSDRFIIKMEIEGIKKAEGTTVKNGKK; translated from the coding sequence ATGAGTGAGGCATTATCGATCAAGAAACTCTCGTTGCTTGCCTCCGGTTCAACGGCAAGATTGAAGGGAATGGGGAAGCCTCTCTGGCGGCTCCTCACCTTCAGCCCTGCCCATGACGCAATCTCAGCCAAGAAGAGCGTCTGTGTTGCTGTCGAAAGGGCAGAGGTCTCTGTTTCCTATGGCTCACGGTCTTTCTCCCGGTTAAAACTGAACGGGTATAAGAGGCAATCTTTTGACGGGACGGGATTCCCGCAAACCGAGGAGCTTGCATCTTCGGCTGCACTTGCCGTCAGTGACTTGAGGGCAACGAAGGCAGAAATAACGCTCAGCATACCTAAGGCATGGGCAATCATCAGGACTGCAGAGATGCCCTCTGTTGTGAGAGATACCCTCCCTGAGGTGGTCTCGTACGAACTGGACCGTCTGACTCCTTTTGCAGCTGAAGAGGCCTACTATGACTTCGGGATACTGAAGGAAACTGACGGCAAACTCACCCTGTTGATCATAGCGGCAAAGGCCGACCTGATAAACCCCTATCTAAACGCCTTGAAAGAAAAGGGACTGACTGTCAGCAGGTTGATAGTCAATCTTTCCGGAATGGGGGCCCTTCTGCACTATGGAGAGCAGAAGAGGGATCTGATTTTCATTGAGGTTCGCGCGGACGGCTACGAAGGGGCGCTCTTTTCAGAGGGGGCATTGACGGAAGTGATGACTGACAGTTTTGCGGGGGCCGACGAAAAGTCGAAGGTTGATGTCGTCGTAAGCGAAATCGAGACCTTAACCAATGCAGCGAAACAGCAAGGAAGAGACCCCCGTGTCATTCTTCTCCTCAGAGATAAGAGCCCTTCATTGAAGGAATTGCTGAAACTCCATGCGTCTTTGCCGATCACGCTCCTCGATGAGACTGCCCTGAAGATCCCGGGGTCACAGAGAGATATCCCCTACGCCTCTCTCGGAGGGATGGTCGACTCACTGTGGCCGAAATCGAGGGGATTGAATCTCTTCTCCATGGGACGTCATGAGAGATCGAAGGCGCCCGTAGGATTTACGATTATCCTTCTCATCACAGTCATCGCCCTCTTGATCGCCTATATGGTAACTCCCTTCCAGATTGAAGGTAAGAGGCTCGAAGATATTGACCGTCAGATCAGCATGAAGAAAGATGAGGCAAGGAAGGTTGAGAACCTGAAAAAAGAGATCGACGCCCTTAACACCGATATCTCGACGATAGCGGCCTTCAAGGAGAGCAGGCCGATGGCATTGAATATCCTCAAGGAGCTTACAACGGTCCTTCCGAAGACGTCATGGCTCACGCGGGTCAGGATCACCGAGACAAACGTTGAAATTGAGGGATACGCAGGTTCGGCAACAGAACTCCTGCCGAAGCTCGAGGCATCGCCTTTCTTCAAGAAGGCCGAGTTTGCATCTCCGACCTTCAGGGACGCAAGGATGAACTCCGATAGATTTATCATCAAGATGGAGATCGAAGGCATCAAAAAGGCCGAGGGGACAACCGTAAAAAATGGAAAGAAATAG
- a CDS encoding helix-hairpin-helix domain-containing protein, with protein MHERTERGIALLLVLWVMTVLMVIVLSFSFITRTETQATVSFKEGIQKRFIAEAGIERGIAETFYRRVNKGQPQGLLEGMEVWKTDGTPYSDNFGDGYYTVSIMDESGKFNINTMNDANAIILKQLLTNLGVGDEDVDTIVDSILDWKDADDLRRLNGAESDYYMSLPNPYKAKNANFDTLEELLLVKGVTPQILYGDGEKKGLIEFITISPGTGDKINVNAASKELMAAVPGMTPELADAIIAMRQDKEIMGVNEIPGFPQQSQLYLLPVISNSFSIEAVGYKGTEKTGHPIKATIFIESNNKFSYLSYKSPAKVAHE; from the coding sequence ATGCATGAAAGGACAGAAAGGGGCATAGCCCTTCTCCTTGTATTATGGGTCATGACGGTCCTCATGGTCATCGTCCTTTCATTCTCATTCATAACACGGACCGAGACCCAAGCGACCGTATCGTTCAAGGAAGGGATACAGAAGAGATTTATTGCCGAGGCGGGAATCGAGCGGGGCATCGCTGAGACCTTTTACCGGAGGGTTAACAAGGGCCAGCCCCAGGGACTGCTCGAGGGGATGGAGGTCTGGAAAACGGACGGGACACCCTATTCCGACAACTTCGGTGACGGATACTACACGGTCAGCATCATGGACGAGTCAGGGAAGTTCAACATAAACACAATGAATGATGCAAATGCTATAATATTAAAACAACTTCTGACAAATCTCGGGGTGGGCGACGAAGACGTGGACACGATTGTGGATTCCATACTCGACTGGAAAGACGCTGACGATCTGCGCAGGCTGAACGGCGCTGAGAGCGATTACTACATGTCTCTTCCGAACCCCTACAAGGCAAAAAATGCAAACTTCGACACCCTGGAAGAACTCTTGCTCGTGAAGGGAGTTACACCCCAGATCCTTTATGGAGACGGTGAGAAGAAGGGCTTGATCGAGTTCATCACCATCAGTCCCGGCACCGGGGACAAGATCAATGTCAATGCAGCTTCGAAGGAGCTTATGGCGGCGGTCCCCGGGATGACGCCTGAGCTTGCCGACGCGATCATAGCCATGCGACAGGACAAGGAGATCATGGGTGTCAACGAGATCCCGGGGTTCCCTCAGCAGAGTCAGTTGTATCTCTTGCCCGTTATTTCGAATTCCTTCAGCATTGAGGCAGTTGGGTATAAGGGAACAGAGAAGACGGGGCATCCCATCAAAGCGACAATATTCATCGAGAGCAATAACAAATTCAGTTATCTCTCTTACAAGAGCCCGGCAAAGGTGGCCCATGAGTGA
- a CDS encoding tetratricopeptide repeat protein, translated as MGRGKNKKITPDASQAGSNKNRFFAIALVFISLCIAYSNSLNGTWAMDDFYVNRAFGIHDIHDIVGFRKVTYITFLLNHYVAPFTPANLRLFNIFIHFLNALFLYVLAYKTILLSLRVRGETLKGTERGEGNGGDSLQGRLAFSVAALSSIVFALHPININAVSYIVQRAASLAALFVLLSLLCYLWATLSRRTGVALLLYALSGFMIVSGILSKENAVMAVPLIMLYDYIFLSNFDRKVFLKRFAIICGIGGVAIGLSSYFMKFHFTVGQIIGFLMNPNQPLKETGWMAVDVYWTPIQHILTEFRVISRYIALILFPLPQFFVFDWWGFPVSKGLTEPITTVASMILLMALTILAIVRMKRYPLLSFGVLWYLIALSLESFVALGSDLYFEHRNYLPVSGLFIGIFGQIFVSWKKTFSDKTLWTMMVVLAMILGSLTFSRNTVWKDSLSLWQDSLRKAPSNVRAMMAVGNAYLKVPDFAKAKKYYNEAVRTSIENRWLSSFNAAVFRLGMAYLFEKNLAEARKLIDSAKAQIDSYNLRILEGFYKALSGRLDEALENYNKVLPETSGVDRVVVHELKGDAYREKGMWDAAIENYNKVIAQDQSFASAYYGIGMAYLGKRNIASALEYIDRALSLEPNNILALSDKADLMLITKKARPEEALLYAQRAISKSPPFYQPYLTMGAILTILGREKEADDSYKKAVERKAPDYMVPLSRARAYYIKGDPEKTRYYLSEVRKYRLPENVKAMLQQNQP; from the coding sequence ATGGGTCGGGGAAAGAATAAGAAAATAACGCCTGACGCGAGTCAGGCAGGATCCAATAAGAACCGGTTTTTTGCAATCGCCCTCGTATTCATTTCCCTTTGCATCGCCTATTCAAATTCCCTGAACGGCACCTGGGCCATGGACGATTTCTATGTGAACAGGGCCTTTGGAATTCACGATATCCATGACATCGTCGGCTTCAGGAAGGTCACCTATATAACGTTCCTCCTGAATCACTATGTCGCACCTTTTACCCCCGCCAATCTGAGACTCTTCAACATCTTCATCCATTTCCTCAATGCCCTTTTTCTGTATGTGCTCGCCTACAAGACAATACTGCTCAGCCTCAGGGTACGTGGCGAGACACTAAAAGGAACGGAGAGAGGTGAGGGTAACGGAGGCGACTCTTTACAGGGGAGGCTCGCTTTCTCTGTTGCCGCACTCAGCAGTATCGTTTTTGCCCTCCATCCGATCAATATCAATGCCGTCTCCTACATCGTCCAGAGGGCAGCCTCCCTTGCAGCGCTCTTTGTGCTCCTCTCGCTCCTCTGCTATCTTTGGGCGACGCTATCGAGGAGAACAGGGGTTGCTCTTCTGTTGTATGCCCTGAGCGGATTCATGATCGTCTCCGGCATTCTGTCAAAGGAGAACGCTGTCATGGCTGTGCCTCTCATTATGCTCTACGATTATATTTTCCTCTCGAACTTTGACCGCAAGGTTTTCTTAAAGAGATTTGCCATTATCTGTGGTATAGGGGGAGTGGCCATCGGACTGAGTTCGTACTTCATGAAGTTTCACTTCACCGTCGGCCAAATAATCGGGTTTCTCATGAATCCGAATCAGCCCCTTAAGGAAACGGGATGGATGGCTGTCGATGTTTATTGGACACCCATCCAGCATATCCTTACGGAGTTCAGGGTCATCTCGAGGTATATCGCTTTGATTCTTTTCCCCCTTCCCCAATTCTTTGTCTTTGACTGGTGGGGGTTCCCTGTATCGAAGGGGTTGACAGAGCCGATAACCACGGTAGCGTCAATGATCTTGCTGATGGCGCTTACGATTCTTGCAATAGTGCGAATGAAGCGTTATCCCTTGCTCTCCTTCGGGGTCCTCTGGTATCTCATCGCACTCTCACTCGAGAGTTTTGTTGCCCTCGGTTCTGACCTCTATTTCGAGCACAGGAACTACCTCCCGGTGTCGGGGCTGTTTATTGGGATCTTCGGGCAGATATTCGTATCGTGGAAGAAGACGTTTAGCGACAAGACACTATGGACGATGATGGTCGTTCTGGCCATGATCCTTGGATCCCTGACGTTCTCAAGAAACACGGTCTGGAAAGACTCGCTGAGTTTGTGGCAGGACAGTCTCAGAAAAGCCCCCTCAAATGTCAGGGCCATGATGGCTGTAGGGAATGCATACCTGAAGGTCCCTGACTTTGCGAAAGCCAAGAAGTATTATAACGAGGCTGTCAGGACAAGCATCGAAAACAGGTGGCTCTCTTCTTTCAATGCTGCCGTTTTCCGGCTGGGGATGGCCTATTTATTCGAAAAAAACCTCGCGGAGGCGAGGAAGCTTATTGATTCAGCAAAGGCACAGATCGATTCTTACAACCTCAGGATCCTCGAAGGTTTTTACAAGGCCCTCAGTGGCAGACTTGATGAGGCCCTGGAGAATTACAACAAGGTCTTGCCTGAAACATCAGGCGTCGACAGAGTTGTTGTGCATGAGCTTAAGGGTGACGCGTACAGAGAAAAGGGGATGTGGGACGCTGCGATCGAGAACTATAACAAGGTGATCGCGCAGGACCAGAGTTTTGCATCTGCCTATTACGGCATCGGCATGGCGTATCTCGGCAAGAGAAATATTGCTTCAGCCCTTGAATACATTGATCGGGCATTGTCTCTCGAACCTAACAATATCCTCGCCCTTTCCGACAAGGCCGATCTCATGCTTATCACAAAGAAGGCTAGGCCTGAAGAGGCGCTTCTTTATGCCCAGAGGGCAATCTCAAAGTCCCCGCCCTTTTATCAGCCCTATCTGACTATGGGAGCGATCCTTACGATCCTCGGAAGGGAGAAGGAGGCGGATGATTCCTATAAGAAGGCCGTGGAGCGCAAAGCGCCGGACTATATGGTACCCCTCAGCAGGGCACGGGCATACTACATAAAGGGCGATCCTGAAAAGACCAGGTATTATCTTTCGGAAGTCCGTAAATACCGGCTGCCCGAGAATGTCAAAGCCATGCTGCAGCAAAACCAGCCCTGA
- a CDS encoding peptidylprolyl isomerase, with the protein MNRVIGATVVLFVMLCAQAFASDDTVLAKVGDKTITMADFMRIVGYYDEDKQKLLEHQPSYKIVILKRIVQGMVIAQIAKEKGFDKRPDVKEQVELLVNDFISSDFLKKEILEKITVTEDDMQLYYKTHKEEFTTPAMVRARHILIHVDKSASNDMKEKAKAKAEDILRKIKTGEDFAKLAAEFSDDPGSKTNGGDLGFFPKGKMMPDFEKVAYSLKPGEVSDVFETPLGYHIARVEEKKESVIEPYDKVRDKVKDKLLADFRKARAEEFLDKAMKENNVELNLEPLLQKK; encoded by the coding sequence ATGAACAGAGTAATCGGAGCAACCGTTGTGCTTTTCGTTATGCTGTGCGCTCAGGCATTCGCCTCGGATGATACGGTCCTCGCCAAGGTAGGTGACAAGACGATCACCATGGCGGATTTTATGAGGATCGTCGGATATTATGATGAAGATAAACAGAAGCTCTTGGAGCATCAGCCGTCTTACAAGATAGTGATCCTTAAGAGGATTGTACAAGGCATGGTTATCGCTCAGATTGCCAAAGAAAAGGGATTCGACAAACGGCCTGATGTGAAGGAACAGGTCGAATTACTGGTCAATGATTTTATCTCATCGGATTTTCTTAAAAAAGAGATCCTGGAGAAGATAACCGTCACAGAAGACGACATGCAATTGTACTATAAGACCCACAAGGAAGAGTTTACGACACCCGCTATGGTGAGGGCGCGGCACATCTTGATTCATGTCGACAAGTCGGCGTCCAATGACATGAAGGAGAAGGCAAAGGCAAAGGCGGAGGATATCTTGAGAAAGATAAAGACAGGGGAGGACTTTGCAAAACTCGCTGCCGAGTTCTCAGATGACCCGGGCTCTAAAACAAACGGTGGAGACCTGGGCTTCTTCCCGAAGGGGAAGATGATGCCCGATTTTGAGAAGGTTGCATACTCTCTGAAACCAGGCGAGGTAAGCGATGTCTTCGAGACACCATTGGGATATCATATCGCAAGAGTCGAAGAGAAGAAAGAGTCAGTCATCGAGCCTTATGACAAGGTGAGAGATAAGGTGAAGGACAAACTCTTGGCTGATTTCAGGAAGGCACGCGCAGAGGAATTCCTCGATAAGGCTATGAAAGAAAACAATGTGGAGTTGAATCTCGAACCTCTTTTACAAAAAAAATAG
- the gspM gene encoding type II secretion system protein GspM: MERNRSLKFAIPVMALLLGLVIYQYGYVLVRTEMGSIKDSEAIKIRTLEKYTALIAEKPQLEKKLASLKDTRAADDSKLIEGQTLSLAAASLQDGVRGIVMGRGGTISSERVGKPEDLGKFKIVSVSVDIVLPDPRALSDILYSIETRTPYLVVKEVDSRVRNYREPKELTVKLDVAALTAGK; encoded by the coding sequence ATGGAAAGAAATAGGTCTCTTAAGTTCGCCATACCTGTTATGGCCCTGCTTCTCGGACTTGTCATATACCAGTACGGATACGTGCTGGTCCGGACTGAAATGGGCTCGATAAAGGACAGCGAGGCGATAAAGATAAGGACCCTTGAAAAATACACCGCCCTTATAGCGGAAAAACCCCAGCTAGAGAAGAAACTTGCCTCGCTGAAAGATACGAGGGCTGCTGATGATTCGAAACTCATAGAGGGCCAAACCCTGTCGCTCGCTGCTGCGTCCCTGCAGGACGGAGTAAGAGGCATCGTCATGGGCCGGGGGGGGACGATATCGAGCGAGCGTGTCGGCAAGCCCGAGGACCTCGGAAAATTCAAGATCGTGAGCGTCAGCGTAGACATTGTTCTTCCCGATCCGAGGGCCCTGAGCGACATCCTTTACTCCATCGAGACACGGACGCCATACCTCGTTGTGAAAGAGGTTGACTCGAGGGTAAGGAACTACCGGGAACCGAAGGAACTTACCGTAAAGTTAGACGTTGCGGCGCTGACGGCGGGGAAATGA